One Streptomyces umbrinus genomic window, CGGAGCGGGTTGGTGGGCAGCAGGCCGGCTGGGGGGCGTGACCTCTGAGTCTCGTCTGCCCTGGTGCGGACCGTTGCAGGCTGCGGGCCGGATTGGGCTGGTCGCGCAGTTCCCCGCGCCCCTGAAGGGGCACGGCCCCTACGGGGCACGAGCACACGTACACACACTCTTCTAAGGACTAGGAACATGGCACCCCATCCCGAAGCCGCCGCTCTGCTTTCCCGTTCCAATCGGCTTGGCTCTGATCCGCGGAACACGAACTATGCGGGCGGGAACACGTCCGCGAAGGGCATCGACACCGATCCTGTGACCGGTGGGGACGTCGAGCTGATGTGGGTCAAGGGGTCGGGGGGCGACCTGGGGACCCTCACCGAATCCGGGCTCGCGGTGTTGCGGATCGACCGGCTGCTGGCGCTCAAGGACGTGTATCCGGGGGTCGAGCGCGAGGACGAGATGGTGGCCGCGTTCGACTACTGCCTGCACGGGAAGGGCGGGGCGGCTCCGTCGATCGACACGGCCATGCACGGGCTGGTGGACGCGGCGCATGTGGATCATCTGCATCCCGACTCCGGGATCGCGCTCGCCTGCGCGGCCGACGGGGAGAAGCTGACCGCCGAGTGTTTCGGGGACAGTGTGGTGTGGGTGCCGTGGCGCCGGCCGGGGTTCCAGCTCGGTCTTGACATCGCCGCCGTGAAGAAAGCGAATCCGCAGGCCATCGGCTGCGTTCTGGGCGGGCACGGCATCACCGCCTGGGGCGACACGGCCGAGGAGTGCGAGCGGAACTCGCTGCACATCATCCGTACCGCCGAGACGTTCCTCGCCGAGCGCGGGAAGGACGAGCCCTTCGGGCCGGTCGTCGAGGGGTACGCGGCTCTCGGTGGCGTCGAGCGCCGGGAGCGGGCCGCCGCCCTCGCGCCCGTGATCCGGTCGCTGGCCTCGCAGGACCGGCCGCAGGTGGGTCACTTCACCGACTCCGAGGTCGTGCTCGACTTCCTCGCGAGCGCCGAGCACCCGCGGCTCGCCGCGCTCGGCACCTCCTGCCCCGACCACTTCCTCCGTACGAAGGTCAGGCCGCTCGTCCTCGATCTGCCGCCGACCGTCGAACCGGACGAGGCGATCGCACGGCTGAAGGAGCTGCACGCCGAGTACCGCGAGGAGTACGCCGCCTACTACCAGCGGCACGCCCTGCCCGACTCCCCCGCGATGCGCGGCGCCGATCCGGCGATCGTGCTCGTTCCCGGGGTCGGCATGTTCAGCTTCGGCAAGGACAAGCAGACCGCGCGCGTGGCCGGCGAGTTCTACGTCAACGCGATCAACGTGATGCG contains:
- a CDS encoding bifunctional aldolase/short-chain dehydrogenase codes for the protein MAPHPEAAALLSRSNRLGSDPRNTNYAGGNTSAKGIDTDPVTGGDVELMWVKGSGGDLGTLTESGLAVLRIDRLLALKDVYPGVEREDEMVAAFDYCLHGKGGAAPSIDTAMHGLVDAAHVDHLHPDSGIALACAADGEKLTAECFGDSVVWVPWRRPGFQLGLDIAAVKKANPQAIGCVLGGHGITAWGDTAEECERNSLHIIRTAETFLAERGKDEPFGPVVEGYAALGGVERRERAAALAPVIRSLASQDRPQVGHFTDSEVVLDFLASAEHPRLAALGTSCPDHFLRTKVRPLVLDLPPTVEPDEAIARLKELHAEYREEYAAYYQRHALPDSPAMRGADPAIVLVPGVGMFSFGKDKQTARVAGEFYVNAINVMRGAEAVSTYAPIEESEKFRIEYWALEEAKLQRMPKPKPLATRVALVTGAGSGIGKAIAERLVAEGACVVIADLNAENAADVATALGGPDKAVAVTVDVTSEEQIAEAFKAAVLAFGGVDLVVNNAGISISKPLLETTAKDWDLQHDIMARGSFLVSREAARVMIAQGLGGDVIYIASKNAVFAGPNNIAYSATKADQAHQVRLLAAELGEHGIRVNGINPDGVVRGSGIFAGGWGAQRAATYGIEEEKLGEFYAQRTILKREVLPEHVANAVFALTGGDLTHTTGLHVPVDAGVAAAFLR